One genomic window of Centroberyx gerrardi isolate f3 chromosome 15, fCenGer3.hap1.cur.20231027, whole genome shotgun sequence includes the following:
- the LOC139910644 gene encoding uncharacterized protein LOC139910644: MELDLPCQMQPHDRDPVLTDVHSSPQTAATPSPGVPPLTLPPSVLLDQELQEAFQECEEQMASLGILDPAEPLNTTPEAEKKTGEVMVNKSNESSPLPPIVVQPGHNDGGHGNKSTHGNSEAANSQKDTVVFSFRNYILGTESGAGEHSAVGLERAGEGGGGGGGGGGGGGGGGGGEEEVGERGGLAKEHSSFSQPQGSASGVSSAETETCPPPDAAESQLKSQSRSEPIATITESICTEQDRLAHPCQEQHAAAISPLPTQSEQSSSNTEGEARADLKQSVILLETLSPGPTCEESSITETERHHSGVLLSLISPQPLTTSQQSPTQSNSVSPNMSGVGVSVCDNIGSNKRVHFDDTVKKEDNSSVGLRNTSVPAMDCASLPPLTVHESLHHPVVEASYIFQEFLNLKKPETQLEEAPTKDEPAIQSSADVPKPQKDVQSQDRGPSGLSEDTLCAEVESGSEPQPVSDQSLHQTPTATAEQRSDGDTAPDWSVAPNQSQPTPAPNCFAQQQEQWQQQQLGSRHATEEFATPQLIQGNQLKKPKCVRVQGLSVCQRVPLLGKQHKSQR, translated from the exons ATGGAGTTGGATCTGCCCTGCCAAATGCA GCCTCATGACAGGGACCCAGTTCTCACAGATGTCCACTCTTCACCTCAGACCGCTGCCACGCCTTCGCCGGGTGTACCGCCCCTGACCCTTCCCCCATCCGTGCTCCTCGACCAGGAGCTCCAAGAGGCCTTCCAGGAATGTGAAGAGCAAATGGCTTCACTGGGCATACTTGATCCCGCTGAGCCCCTCAACACCACGCCTGAGGCGGAGAAGAAAACTGGAGAAGTGATGGTTAATAAGTCCAATGAGTCATCGCCGCTGCCTCCAATCGTAGTGCAGCCAGGACATAACGACGGGGGCCATGGAAACAAGAGTACACATGGAAACAGTGAGGCAGCAAACAGTCAGAAGGATACAGTTGTGTTTAGTTTCAGGAATTACATACTGGGCACTGAGAGTGGTGCTGGG GAACACAGTGCTGTGGGATTGGAGAGAgcaggcgagggaggaggaggaggaggaggaggaggaggaggaggaggaggaggaggaggaggagaggaggaggtgggagagagaggagggctggCTAAAGAGCACAGTTCATTCAGCCAGCCACAAGGCTCTGCTAGTGGGGTGTCATCAGCCGAGACTGAGACGTGTCCGCCCCCTGATGCTGCCGAGTCACAACTGAAGTCACAGAGCCGGAGTGAGCCGATTGCTACCATCACTGAGAGCATCTGCACTGAACAGGACCGTCTCGCTCACCCCTGCCAGGAGCAGCACGCAGCAGCAATTTCACCTCTCCCCACTCAGTCTGAACAAAGCTCCAGCAATACAGAGGGAGAGGCAAGGGCTGATCTCAAACAAAGTGTGATTTTACTGGAAACACTATCTCCAGGACCCACTTGTGAAGAATCCTCcatcacagagacagagagacaccacaGCGGAGTCTTGCTGTCTCTAATCTCACCTCAGCCTTTGACGACTTCACAGCAGAGCCCA ACCCAGAGCAATAGTGTTAGCCCTAATATGTCTGGGGTAGGTGTGTCTGTATGCGACAACATTGGGAGCAACAAGAGAGTTCACTTTGATGACACTGTGAAAAAAGAGGACAATTCCTCTGTGGGTCTCAGGAACACCTCAGTGCCGGCTATGGACTGTGCCTCTTTGCCTCCATTGACTGTACATGAGAGTTTGCACCATCCCGTTGTGGAGGCCAGCTATATCTTCCAGGAGTTTCTCAACTTGAAGAAGCCAGAAACCCAGCTGGAGGAAGCTCCTACCAAGGATGAACCAGCAATACAGAGCTCAGCTGATGTCCCAAAGCCACAGAAAGATGTCCAGTCCCAAGATAGAGGTCCGTCAG GGTTATCTGAGGACACACTATGTGCTGAGGTAGAGTCTGGTAGTGAACCTCAGCCCGTTTCAGACCAGAGTCTGCACCAAACTCCGACGGCAACAGCGGAGCAACGCTCTGATGGGGACACGGCACCAGATTGGAGTGTGGCTCCTAACCAATCACAGCCCACACCAGCTCCAAATTGTTTTGCTCAGCAACAAGAGcaatggcagcagcagcagctgggatCCAGACACGCCACAGAGGAATT TGCGACCCCCCAGCTGATTCAGGGAAATCAGCTGAAAAAGCccaagtgtgtgagagtgcaggGGCTGTCAGTGTGTCAAAGAGTCCCGCTCCTGGGCAAACAGCACAAGAGCCAGAGGTAG